One window from the genome of Nicotiana sylvestris chromosome 9, ASM39365v2, whole genome shotgun sequence encodes:
- the LOC138877740 gene encoding uncharacterized protein, with protein sequence MVRRNEEMLKRSSSSKPKNYDLCHKYGKPGHFIKDYPLLKQEFSKNNPEKAAKRNPVPFKDFKRKRSADNVMKHVLAAWGDFSGEYEDKIDVGDSSMMAVEGKEIASKEHIRLENELKAVRTRICVETEKNKHLQTDLERVKNDLEKFLKWTWSLEAITAMYTNNGENRQGIGFQREKTPYNPHNKYVIVSDNWFCTHCGNNGTSKKIVRPGFNLFRKIKWNSERKRLTMICDKGNKVEFLSKICTVTDLVTGEVVLVAKRYKNIYVVDLESLQSGDLSCLKAIDDDVELWHKRLGHTSFSLLNKLIPKDLVHGLPMSKFKVENICDACAIGKYVKSSFKSKKDMSTSKPLELLHMDLCGPMRVFVAFVKKIQVKIESRVACIRSNHGTEFDNAKFDEFCNENGITHNFSAPRTPQQNGVVERKNRTLEEMAKKMLIDSGIAKNFWVEAINTACYLSDEGIFLGYSSQRKAYKIYNKRTQYVGESVHVIFDESYPSYEKNIEEDQVGEPLLVPSEVIDMANGKVDMMSQVKEMSEDNTVSSSMEPGTSITTTKAEERVVDAVQGTPLALERRTQENQSNVYVDDIISGATVDSLCEEFAKLMGSDSFNLIGYANADYAGYLVDRKSTSRMAHFLGSCHISWGIRKQNSVALSIAEAKYVAATSCCAQLLWINQQLEDFGVLTESVSLLCDNTSALNMAKNPVQHKRTKHINVRHHFLRDNVEKGLICMKFCSTEDQIADIFTKALRREHFERNRVPTNQRPNGEQVQNPEVTEGSTIVATNSVMEIVPIEEENVVTIFVVSADGVLHKIISQKNEVQGMGDEGSIVTVEGAAPADTTGPSHVEPNPSPEDPGQGSHSQDSSAPAFAVVPLEIQAPDMRSSDEEDLDNLALKAFIVKQRVVSTLASSTK encoded by the exons atggtcagaagaaatgaAGAAATGCTAAAAAGGAGCAGCTCCAGCAAACCAAAAAACTATGATCTCTGTCATAAGTATGGAAAGCCTGGACACTTCATCAAAGACTAtcctctcttgaagcaagaattctcGAAGAACAATCCTGAAAAAGCAGCtaagaggaacccggttccttTCAAGGACTTCAAAAGAAAGAGATCTGCTGACAATGTGATGAAACACGTTCTTGCAGCATGGGGAGATTTCTCTGGTGAATATGAAGATAAAATTGATGttggtgatagttccatgatggcagttgaag gaaaagagatagccagtaaggaacacattaggcttgaaaatgagttgaaaGCTGTGAGAACTAGGATATGTGTTGAAACTGAGAAAAACAAACACCTCCAAACTGATttggaaagagtaaaaaatgatcttgaaaagttcctaaagtggacctggtccttagAAGCTATCACTGCCATGTACACTAATAATGGTGAAAACAGGCAGGGAATAGGGTTCCAgagggagaaaactccttacaaccctcacaacaAATACGTCATTGTTTCTGATAACTGGTTTTGTACCCATTGTGGGAACAAtggcacttcaaagaaaattgtcaGGCCAGGATTCAATCTATTCAGAAAAATAAAGT ggaacagtgaaaggaagcgGTTAACAATG atctgtgataaaggaaacaaggtggaattcttgtccaagatatgtacagttactgatctggtaactggtgaagtggtacttgtggccaaaagatacaagaacatctatgttgttgATCTCgagtccttacaaagtggtgatctgagttgtttGAAAGctattgatgatgatgttgaactgtggcacaaaagactggGGCACACaagcttttctcttctgaacaaactaattccAAAAGACCTGGTCCATGGTTtgcccatgtcaaagttcaaGGTGGAAAATATCTGTGATGCTTGTGCTATAGGAAAATATGTGAAAtcctcttttaagtctaaaaaggatatgagcacctcaaagccactagAGCTTTTGCATATGGACCTATGTggtcctatgaga GTgtttgtggcctttgtgaagaaaatccaggtgaagataGAGTCTAGAGTCGCATGCATTAGGTCAAATCAtggaacagaatttgacaatgccaaatttgatgagttctgcaatgaaaatggcatcactcacaactttTCAGCTCCTAGGACTCctcagcaaaatggagtagtggaaaggaagaatagaactctAGAAGAAATGGCCAAAAAAATGCTAATCgacagtggaattgcaaagaacttctgggtTGAAGCtatcaacactgcctgctacttg agtgatgaaggaatatttctaGGCTACTCTTCTCAAAGAAAAGCGTACAAGATATATAATAAGCGGACTCAATATGTTGGGGAaagtgttcatgttatttttgatgagtctTATCCATCCTATGAGAAGAATATTGAAGAAGATCAAGTTGGAGAACCCTTACTAGTCCCTAGTGAAGTTATTGACATGGCAAATGGAAAGGtagatatgatgagtcaagtaaaAGAGATGAGTGAAGACAATACTGTCTCATCTTCAATGGAACCAGGtacttcaattacaaccactaaagctgaagaaagagtagTTGATGCAGTTCAGGGTACTCCACTAGCACTTGAGAGAAGAActcaggaaaaccagtcaaat gtctatgttgatgatatcatttctGGGGCAACAGTTGattctctgtgtgaagaatttgcaaaactcatgggaa GTGACAGTTTCAATCTTATTGGATATGCTAATGcagactatgcaggttatcttgtggacaggaaaagcacttctAGAATGGCTCACTTTCTAGGCTCATGTCACATCTCTTGGGGCAtaaggaagcaaaactcagtggctctttcaatagCTGAAGCAAAATATGTAGCCGCAACATCCTGTTGTGCACAACTTTTATGGATCAATCAGCAACTGGAGGACTTTGGGGTACTCACTGAGAGTGTGTCCCTTCTATGtgataacaccagtgcactcaacatggccaagaatccagttcaacacaaaaggaccAAGCATATTAATGTGAGGCATCACTTTCtgagggacaatgtggagaaagggttgatatgtatgaagttctgTAGCACAGAAGACCAAATTGCAGACATCTTCACCAAGGCTTTAAGaagggaacattttgaaagaaataga GTTCCCACTAATCAAAGACCAAATGGAGAACAAGTTCAAAACCCTGAGGTCACAGAGGGTTCTACCATTGTTGCTACCAATTCCGTGATGGAAATAGTGCCGATTGAGGAAGAAAATGTTGTAACTATCTTTGTGGTGTCTGCTGATGGTGTACTGCATAAGATCATCTCtcagaaaaatgaggtacaaggAATGGGGGACGAAGGGTCCATTGTAACTGTTGAAGGTGCTGCACCAGCAGATACTACTGGTCCCTCACATGTGGAACCTAATCCCTCTCCAGAGGATCCAGGTCAGGGTTCTCATTCCCAGGACAGTTCTGCTCCTGCATTCGCTGTTGTGCCCTTGGAAATACAGGCACCTGACATGAGGTCCAGTGATGAGGAGGATCTAGATAACCTGGCTCTCAAAGCGTTCATAGTTAAGCAAAGGGTGGTGTCCACTCTTGCGTCTTCCACCAAGTGA